Proteins encoded within one genomic window of Episyrphus balteatus chromosome 1, idEpiBalt1.1, whole genome shotgun sequence:
- the LOC129911846 gene encoding phospholipase A1-like, with translation MKVHLIFITLQIALGSTFELSYILPDDVESWYVEYLNDNITEPMVERSLVENELTSLEKDPDLLKYFLWTQDNPTKEQRLILGDPSTIQQSHFNKSNPTRIMIHGIRSSHKSEVCTIIRDAHLKKGPYNFICMDWSKIAYKSIPTSRLCMPSMGYDLAKFIEFLIQDGGISKKNLIVMAHSYGTHIAGNGGKYLKKWNNTLPLIIVCDPAKALYTYKDCSTRICYTDADFVLSIQTTVTTAGFARPIGGGAYYPNGGYNQPGCPDDKSHYLCSHLRSYKYLAEAILKNDFPTIECKSYKNALRKQCGNTFSSIRMASEESFGRNGTFYVPVNSKPPYGKG, from the exons ATGAAAgttcatttaatatttattactCTTCAAATAGCTTTgg GCTCCACTTTCGAACTATCTTACATCTTGCCTGATGATGTGGAAAGTTGGTATGTTGAATATTTGAATGATAACATTACTGAACCAATGGTCGAAAGAAGTCTCGTTGAAAATGAACTAACTTCTCTGGAGAAAGACCCAgacttgcttaaatattttttatggacTCAAGATAATCCAACCAAGGAACAGCGTCTAATTCTGGGAGATCCCTCAACTATTCAACAATCTCATTTCAACAAATCAAATCCGACAAG AATTATGATTCATGGCATTCGTTCATCGCACAAGTCCGAAGTTTGCACAATAATCCGAGATGCACATTTGAAGAAAGGACCTTACAACTTCATCTGCATGGATTGGTCTAAAATCGCATACAAATCAATCCCCACTTCACGTCTCTGCATGCCAAGTATGGGCTATGATTTGGCAAAGTTCATAGAATTCTTGATTCAAGATGGTGGAATAtccaagaaaaatttaattgtcatGGCCCACAGCTATGGAACACATATTGCTGGAAATGGtggaaagtatttaaaaaaatggaataacaCTCTACCCCTGATTATTGTATGTGATCCAGCAAAAGCTTTATATACATACAAAGATTGTTCGACAAGAATTTGTTACACTGATGCTGACTTTGTATTGTCAATTCAGACAACTGTAACAACTGCTGGATTTGCTAGGCCAATTGGGGGCGGAGCTTACTATCCGAATGGTGGATATAATCAACCCGGATGTCCAGATGACAAAAGTCATTATTTGTGTAGTCATTTAAGATCGTATAAATATCTTGCTGAggctattttaaaaaatgattttcctaCTATTGAgtgtaaaagttataaaaatgctTTGCGTAAACAATGTGGAAATACTTTTAGTTCAATAAGAATGGCGTCAGAAGAAAGTTTTGGAAGAAATGGAACTTTTTATGTACCAGTTAATAGTAAACCACCATATGGGAAAGGATAA